The Lagopus muta isolate bLagMut1 chromosome 6, bLagMut1 primary, whole genome shotgun sequence sequence tattttttttgcatcagttttattctttttcatgccctgaaaagaaaagctaaaatttacaaatatttttaaaaagcagatgaagTTACAAAGCACAATCCAGAGGGGTTCAGTTTAGCAAAGGATACTTCTTTGACCCCTTCTGCAAACagctctgacttttttttttttttcttgataagcACTGCAGTGAGATTAGAGTGGTGGGACAACATTCCTCCAAGGACACAACACAAGTCTGTCTTCATTCCAGACAGGTTAATGAAACTGCACAAGAATGACAAATACTGTTTCCTACAAAGCTCACAACTGAGGTTGTGAGGCAGCTACACTGGATAAATAACCTTGGACAGAACTGGAATCACTATCCAAGCACTATCCAAccaataaatacataaataaaaataaacttttgctAGACAATTTTCAGACACTTCTCTACAGATGATCATAACAATGAGATTATAAGTTATTTAGATATAATAAAATGTTTGCCTACTTCTGCAATAAAATGGACATACAAAATATGAACACAGAAGAACAGGCAGATCCGAGTCCTGAACTAGACTATGAATCTTATTTGAGAGAAATATCAACAGGAGATTCCAATGTAAGGATAAATTCAAAGTATTCTTTTAGAAAGCATAAGTGAGAAAACTACCATTCCTTCGGTTGCTCAGTTTagctctttaaaaaacaaaacaaaaaaaaaacactacacTGAAAATATGAGCAAATATTCTGCTTGAATGGTTTCAATGTTTCCAAAAGCTAGAATAAGATGACAACGTTAAAAGGTTGAGactgtttttaaaagtgaacATAAACACAGCAGTAGAACGTAATTGGaaagtgaaaaagcaaaatgcaaaaggaGTTGCAGGGGCAGCTTTTGTTTCAAGGCAGTTCATCTTAATAATGATTACAAACCACAATTCTCTATTCTGCAATAGAAATCTTAAATATTACTAACCTAGAAAGTATTTCACTGGAAGTGCTCAGCAAATACGTTTTAATATCAACTTCATTTCAAAAAgttgatttaaatatttacttggctatcacaaagaaaaggcaatgtATGATTTTGGTAGACCCATCAACATCTGAAAACAtgtctttcaaagaaaaaaaatacaaagggaGCCTTTCTAAATGTGAATATAAAGAGAAAGCTGTCACCTCTTTTCTATACCCACCTAACATATAAGGCAGGAAATttaggaaaacaatttttaaataaattgaaatttatACAAGTTAATTGTGTTCAGTTCTACATGTAAGAAGTCCCACATAAAAAGTTGAGCGCACAGcaataatttaaatacataGTTTACTTCAGGTTAGCTTTTGTAGTATCAGCTGTAACTGttactgcacagcagcagaagttgTACAGCACTTCCACTGCAGACCAGTTTGTGCAGAAAACTATTTGACACAAACTCAGGGAGGCAAAGTTAGCAGGAatcaatggggaaaaaaaagcaaaaaaaaattataaaaatgtattcctCCATTAGCATGTGAAATATGCCAGGAACTaataaaaccaaacacagtGAGCAATAAAGAGTGCAAGTGAAATCATACAGTCCCGAGCAGACTTCGATGCTTCTATGAAGAGGGGATTGTAGGAAATGGGAAAATCGCAGTTGTTcaattgatttctttttatggcTTTTAAGATTGGAATAGGAGAAAGgggcacagaaagaaaagaaataacttcaGTGAGATAAAAACAGCTGGAAGGCAAGGCAAAAGGGGAAGGATATGAAAAGAGGAAGGtatggaggaaagaaaagaagagaacaCAAGCAAAGAATTTATTGCCTGATGCGTCAGATTATCATCCTAGGTCAGAATAAGAAGATAAAGGAATTAAAAAGTTAAACTCAGCTATATCTGATTTTTCAGTGAGGGACGTTCTAATATTAGAAAGTTGATAGTGGAACAGACACATCTGGTTCTATTCCAGATAAGGATAGGGAGGCTAGAATTTGGGATCTAGAACTAAAAACTAGTTGCTAACTAGGTTAGCTATGTCAGATGGATGAAGGCTGCAGAGTTGGATTTGTGTGGGAGGACTACACAAACAAAGCTCAGACACAGCAGAGAGCGTAAGTAAACAaagttaatgagaaaaaaatagaagaataaaGATAAAGCTTAAAGTAACTTTCAATTcatatgctttaaaaacataggttgatttaaaaacaaacaaacaaaaacacttagAAACCCCACATAACTCTGGCCACAGAACATCCTGAAACaacataaaacaagaaataatatCCACTTACACCTAGTGGGGGAAGGCCTTCCACAATATTCTTCTTCCCAGACAAAAGATCGGACACAGGTCTCTTCTTTACTGAATCCTTCCTTACTCTGTATCTCCCTGATGTTGTAAGGTCAGATTCTGACATAGATGGAGTAAGCAGTCCTTCCCCTCTTCTCTGTACTTGGTTTTCTACTAGTAAATGAGCTGGACTTAcatctttcattctcttttccgTTTCTGAAATATGTAATTTAGGCTCAAGAATATGCAAAGGGCCAGTAGATGAAGCAACTGAGCTATAGGGGTAGTTGAGTACAGAATCATGAGAATAGCCACCCATAATGGATGAAAGCTGGGTTTGATCTTCAGGAAGAGGAGAGAGGCTAGTActagctttgttttcttcaaattcttcttcttcttcactACTGTGAATCAGCATAGTGGCATCTGAAAGGGTTTTCTTGTGATCACAGTTCACACCTTCATcatgctcattttctttttgctttgttctctcTATCAGAATGTTGGGCTGTGACCCTTCCGAAATAACTCTTGGAAGAGCCACATCTGCTGCAGATGCTGACATGGTCCTCTCTTTTATTCTTATTCCTTCAAAGCTGGGAGTCAAGCCTGCAATTTCAATACTGttccttttctgcagctgagcaTGGCGTGCCGATGTTAGAGGTTCACTGACTTCCTGTAGAGAATGTGCCACAGGCAGGCTGTCTTCCTGAAATGTCTGGACAGAATGATGAACTCGCCTCGTGATTAGATCTGGGTTGCTGCTGCTAATGTAGATATGTCGAGAAAGGTCTGGAGTACTATTTGCAGGTCTTGGATATGGATACGGGGGAGGTGGTCGATAGACTTGGGTCTTCATTATATTTGGTGCTGGATAATCCTGAGCCTGGAGCTGCACATTTGTCAATTCAGGCACACTGACTGCCCCAACAACTGGGCGTTTCTCAGCAGGATAGGGATAGGGGGATGGGCTATGAAAACTGTAGTTCAGGTTAAATGGATAATGGTTAGATTGTGGGGAAGTGAAGTGGGCATGTTCTCGTATTTCAGGTTGGCTGTAAACCAAGGCGTCAGGCCTGCTGTAAGCATATGTATTGCTGATGTTAAGATTTCTCATTGAATGACTCTGCCTATCTGTGTGTACCATTCCTCTATTGAGTTGTCTCATCACAGTTTCATAGTCTGGTGTGGGCCGATAAGATGGTGGGATTAGGGCACTATGTCTATGTGATGGAACATAATCAGTTCTGAGGACATCACTCCCAGTAATGCTTGGGTTAGAAGACATGGGGGACGGCTGCAGGTAATGTTGTGGGTTGTTCAAGGAGTTTGTGCTATGTGCACTATAGACACTACCATTGCGGATTCGACCACTGTAGTCATGAGGGGCTCTATCCAAGCTAGTCTGAGAGTGATAGTAGTATCCATTCTGACTGCTCACAAAGAGGTTATCTGAAAGTAAAGTTTAAGAACAATCTTTATGTTCAAGACCTTGAACAACAAAGATATTCTCTATTAAGATGTAGCTAACTGATGTTTCAGACTTTCAAAATCTCAGTCATATTTCGTCATGTTTTCAattgggaagagaaaaaacacagcttttttgGTGTTGTAGATACCTAAGGTATATTTACCAGAATAGATGATGCAAATTCCTACTGGAAAGCAATTACCTCTGTTTCATAAGGGCTTTCTTCAGTTTACAATAGATTTGCTAAGTTTAAATTAAGTAAAATCCATATAAAAATTTAAACAGTTCTGACTGAAGGAACAAACATCTACACCTAGGTTTGCAGTAGCCTAATGAGATCAGTttaaatagcaagaaaaaacaaacactctcTCCTCATAACACTCTCAGGACATAGGTGGATAacaagcactttaaaaaaaaaaatcaaattaaatttatCCAGAAAATTTGGATCCAGTTTAAACAAGAACCATTTTTGCACATTAATATGTGCAAAACCATGTTTTTTAATATGTGCAAACCATGTTTGCACATTAATATTACCACTGATGGGTAAAGAAAGTTTCCTAGAAGTTTATAGACAATATACATATAGTACTCTAACAATTACTTCACTGGCTGTACAATTTGCCCAGCTGCAGGAGAAAACAACTAAGTCATTGTTTTTAGATTTTTATGTTATAACAGTTCAAGTTCTATGTATTATTGTATATGCAGAGTATGTATTCTATGTATTGTGCATACAAACATGAGGAGGAATGACTGTTCACGAGGGTGAATAGTGTTAGGACAAGAGcgaatggttttaaactaagacaggggaggtttaggaggaagttttttcacacagagggtgctgatgcactggaacaggttgcccaaggagattatggatgctccatccctgaaggcattcaaggccaggctgcatgtggctctgggcagcctggtctggttgttggtgaccctgcacatagcagggagggttcaaattagatgatcattgtggtcctttttcaactcaggccattctatgattctgtaagttCACCATTTCCAtacttattttaatgaaattaccTACAACCAAAAACTCTTTTgtttgtgaaaaaaatgttcaaaagtAGGATCTGTACTGTAGGAATTAAGAAGCCTGATAGCCTTCACTGCATCAAGCAATGATTCCAACACTGTACTGCAAACAATTCAGGTACATTCTGAATCTATATATATCTTTTGAGTACTTATACAACTATTTACGTTGAAAATGCGCACATTTCCTTATAATGAGTTATTATGAGTCTTTTTTTATCTAGCTGAGTTGCAGACTGAAAGGTCACAGTCAAAACTGAGGCAAATTGTCAAAAAATGAGATTAATCTCTGTAGGGCACAAACTTTGTTGAGTAAACACACTATGCATAACCAtcaaaaaagcagagaaaacagccATGGCTCCAGAGTGAAACAGCTTAGATTAGGAGTGTGTATTTCTTgagaattctatttttttccttttttccccaaagaaatgtttcaaagcTTTTTAATTCCCAAACCTGCAGTCTAGCAAAATCTGAGAGAAACTGCTTAAAAATGGGATGCAGGAAGAGAattattgttcttttcttcccatttttttttttttaattttctgggGGACCTAGTTAGTCTTTGCAGTTAGTAAAATTGATGTTGACAAGAATCTCTGAATGCCATAATACACCAGCTTGTTCCATAAACCAGAAGACACAGTCAGATTCACACAAGGAATCATAATCAATAGTTGCTGTATCTGTCTACCATAACTACCTCTTATCTCACTTTTCACATCAGCATACATGTAGAGTAGCAGCAAACACATTGGTGACTGTTGCTTTACCAGCCTGTTTCATGTTTAGCTCTAGCTAAGTAACTATAAACACAATTATAGCTTTTACCTTCAAAGTTATGTATTGTGGCCTTAAACTTCATAAATAAAAAGACTTCATAAAAATCACAAGATTTGCTGTTTTCTACcctgtttaaaattatttaagcaTTGGAACTTTCCAAATCTGCTACAACTCACCTTGGGAAGATGCATATGGTTCAGTATAATGACCATTGTAATGCAGCTGAGGTGGTGGAGGCATCATGTAAGCTTGAGGCTTGGGCTAAGTAAGAATTTTATCATTAGTTAAAGATCTCATTATTTAAGTACACAGTCCTTGACAATTACACACACAGAGACTCTTAGTCTTAAACCATTTCTCTAAATCTGCAATTAAGTTTCTCCTTCGGAAAAATCGTAAAagaattatatattaaaaaaataaccacagACTGTATGTTGCCATCTGACATGCAGGATAGTCTCTAAGATTGAGTAAGCAAActggaaatgttttaaattttttttcactgctatCACTTGAATTCCATTAATCAGAAGTTAcataacagcctttcaacaaGTCAGAAACAGTTTTCACATAATAGCTTCATCTTTCTCACTGCTTATTTTACTTCTCAGAAGGAAATTAACATCTGTTTCATAGTAAACTTAAATCTTTATAAGTGCAAACATGTAGGTTgttccaaaagcaatgcctccttatttatttcaatggaaactaAAAAAGATACAAATCGCACAAGaacgctatttgatagagcaagttctaagctgaaaaatactatttttcaacattgtcACCACCATTTGTTATGCATTTACAccagtgatgagcaagagcctgcatgctgtgctcagaaaaatctgcaccagcagaggtgaaacattactgctgctgccactgcagaaaCGCACCACCTAcaatctcactgtgctcacatccaccgTCTGGTATCCACCAGTGTTCAGCAAAAGTCAATAAATGTCAATGGGCACAgatttttccacatggaggaattccaCACCTTTATTTCATGTACACTTCCACATCATACACCACTCCGTCAgatttcccctctgctgctatctgccACTCAGCAACAAAacgtaatggaatactggtgggaggATTCAACCtgtactgccataccaccaacatccactgCTGACACTGCGGGCCAACgtgataaaataggaggcattactttcggagcagcccttgtataaAACTATTTTCTCTCCTTACCATAGACATCCTGGAAGAAGACCGCCTTCTAACAGGATTCACTGTAATGGGCTGTGTTTGTCTACAGAAGAAATCTTATGGTGAGAGAAGATTCTTACAACACCaagatttatttcaaaacttAGAAAGACCTCCCAAGGTCAGCTAAAATCACTCTGCAGCATTTTTGCAGCATTGTTAAGCAGTCCTTCCAACAGTCTCACAATGAAAGAGCTCTGTGCATAAACCATCATTGCTATGAGCAAAATCACAAGATCAAAACACCTCAGTTACTTCTTTGCACTTCTTTCATacaaagcataaaaagaaaatggccCTGAAGCTGAGCAGAAGGGTAAAAGGGAACTAGTTCCAAATCTGAACCCCATAGAAAATCTCACTGTAAGTAACTTCTTCTGCAAAACCATATATAACATTGCTTAAAAGGGGTCCTTGACATTTGCAGTGTTAGAGAAACCAGAAAGTATGACTACACTGCACGAGAATTTATATGCTTTAACATTTTAGCTAACGATAATAACTTTTCATAATTTATTGGACTGCCTCCATGTTGGACTCTTAAAAAACCTTAAGCTCCTTTTTCCCCACCCTACACTGCACCAGTACTCCCGCAGCAAgacagaggttaaaaaaaaggcagagtaaTACAGATGccagatattagaaagaaaaatgatttttcagctCACCCTTTGGGAAGTGAAGGACGAGAAAGGATTGGAAAGCGTGGAAGGGAAAGAATGAGTGAAGATTTCTGAGAGCCCTCCTCAGGTGGAGAGTCCAGGGAATCTCTAAATACAAGGTACATGCAGATAAAGAAAAGCAGTCTGAACTTAATACAGGCATGCATAAGagttttcagcagcagcaccagatgACAGGGAGTCACAGTATGGAGATAATTACAGTGTTTTTTATGACTTTTCCTATTTATAAAACCATATTGTGAAAGGGTCAAAAGTAAGTAATCCTAGAGACTGACATTCAATACAGAACTATATTATTCAAAATGCAATTCACAATTTCCAGAAATGCACCACTGCTACTAACACTTTTCAACTCTCTCAAATGGCAGCCAGCCATACAAGCTTAGAGATATGAGAGCTATTTTATTGCAAATTAATCTTACTCTTCTAAAAAGAAGAATTAGAATTAACCATGCCATCTGTAGtacaaaatattctgttaaCTGTAGGGAATTTTAAATCAACACCTCCATAGATAGCTTTCTGTGGGTTATTTACTACGtctatttctctatttctgtcTGAAGTAACTTAACTAAAAGAAATCTGTACCAGTGGAAATGATTAGCTCAAATTCCAACCCTTGATTTACAAGTTGGAGACCAGCccatttaaatttaatttgatGAATTATATTAAATTTACTTCATACTGGTGCTACTTGAGCTATACAGATTCCATGAATATCCAAAGGACCACATACCTCTCAGCTGTCAATCCAGCACATTTCAGGAGTGCTTCACATACACTTCCCGCCCTTTTAAAGGCCTTCAGAGTGTCCTTTCAGGGCAGTTCACCCAATCACAGGCCAAACCCAATCCCAGTGCTTCCAACAAACATTCTAGCAATAACAGCCTCCAAAGAAACTAGTCTGTCACAGCACTGAGATCCAGCACCAGGGGTCAAACATTACTACTTCTAGTAAGATTTTCAGTACTTAATATTGTCCTTCATTGTAAATCATACTAAAGTGCAAGTTTGAGAAACTGGTGATCTCAAAGAtgattagggaaaaaaatacgAGCCATATATAGTATAATCTAAAAATGACACTACAGAAATTACAGAAGTTAtaataaattttgcttttccaggGGAACTTCAAGGGCACCAAGTATTCTGCTAAAGTATTCTACTTACAAGCTGCATTTATTTAGTCTGTAAAATTTGTGTCTAGCCACACACATCCTCCACAcatattttgctgtttccatATCTTCctgccaaaaaacaaaaccaaaatttgCTCATTAGTCAAAATACGCATATTCATCACTTACCCTCATAGAAGTCACTGAAATTCTGAAGACTAAATTGCTattaactgattttaaaaagtgaaaaaagtaaaaaagtaaaaataaaaaaatccactcACCGTTTGGAATTGGATTGTCTCTTCTTTGTTTGCAAGTTCTAATGCAAAAAAGGATTTGTTGTGGGACATGTTGGCAATGTCATGCCACCTACAGACAAAAGGAACAGAACATGACTGGTGAGTTATGTTTTTCAAACCACAGAAAATACAACTGAATTACAGAGACCATGTCTACAATTTAACTAGCAAAACATTAAGTAACACTAGCAAAACATTAAGTAACagtctaacaaaaaaaaaaatgtatgaattCCAAACACTGATGCAAAACTTACCATTCAACtctcatatttttatataaaatatataagaGATTATTGGATAGTTGTACATGTGAATATTGCTAAGTAAACTTACGTGCGTATCTTAGGACATTATATGTTCTGTGGACAGAGATGTTCCTTTTTGACTCAAGAAATGTTTCACAATTAAATGTATATTACATGTTCATCTCTTAAAATTAATTCAGCTTAAAGGGATTAATTGTATAGCCAACAACCTCActtcagcctttcagtatttaaagagaTAACAGCagggagaccaactttttacatggtttgATGGTGATAAGACCAAGAGGAATTGTTCTAAACTAGAAGGGGAGACTTAGTTCAGGTTTTAGGagaaaattatttactcagaaggtggtgatgtATTCGAACAGGTTATTCAGAGAcactgtgggtgccccattcctagAGATGTACAAGGCCAAGTTGGAggtggccctgggcagcctgaggtgGTGGGAGGCAGCCAACTCATcgcaggaggttggaactgggcagtctttaaggtccttcccaacataagccattctatgactcccTCAAAATTCACTATTTATTTAGCATAAGGACTAGAAGATAATGCTCAAGTTTATGAAACGAATAAGCACACATCATATCTAAGAGTCTTTCATGCTAGTGAGGTACATACACAAAATATTATGTGTAGGATATtataaagatattttaataCAGAACAATACTAACCTAAATACAACAGGAGGCCGGCTATTTTTGTGTTTCACAAAGATACCATCAAGACATGCTCCAATGAATATGTCACTTCCTTGGCTGTCCTGGAAAAAGTTGCAAAAAATCATGcatatacagaaaaatacttggaaaGCAAAGTTGTATGAGTAACAAACAGTTGCAGAATTctgaggagagaggaggagtagtatgtgttttgctttgaggATAGTAATGTttatttgcctttatttttaacaggaagCAGCTATTTTTACAtagggaagaaaagcaactgAGACAAAAATTAAAGCCCCGTTTACCTTTGCAGGATAGGTCTCTTCACCATAGCCCTCCATTCTCTCCACTTCTTGCATATATAACATTTCTGCATCAGGAGGAGTAAGGCctctataaaagaaaacagtgatcaGCTAATACAGtcaacaatataaaaaatatatttgttttactCTGAATGACACCGTTAAATCTACAAGAACACCACCAAGACTATCAGGCACCCATCAAAACATACTGTTTCAATCTGTACCAACGTCTGAAAACCTGCCTCCTGCCTTTATGCTGTGATTCTGGTTACTTCTTTGCCTTAGTCATCTCTACCAGAAATGTCAGCAAAGACCAGTTAAAATTACTGTCTCTGCTGATGGCACAAAATCATTACATCCCTCTTCAATCCATCACTGTCACCTTATTTTCTCACTTTATCATAAGAAGTATTCCAGCACACATGTTAGTGACCTGAATTTCTCCTACTGCAGTAtacagatatacatatgcagtATACAAGGAACTACATCAAATTTGTTGAGAGAGTTATTTTCTAAATCTTAACAGAGTTTTAATTGT is a genomic window containing:
- the PTPN21 gene encoding tyrosine-protein phosphatase non-receptor type 21 isoform X2; translated protein: MPLPFGLKLKRTRRYTVSSKSCLVARIQLLNNEFVEFTLSVESTGQESLEAVAQRLELREITYFSLWYYNKQNQRRWVDLDKPLKKQLDKYALEPTVYFGVVFYVPTVSQLQQEITRYQYYLQLKKDILEGNIPCTLEQAIHLAGLAVQADFGDYDQYESQEFLQRFALFPVGWLQEEKILEEATQKVALLHQKYRGLTPPDAEMLYMQEVERMEGYGEETYPAKDSQGSDIFIGACLDGIFVKHKNSRPPVVFRWHDIANMSHNKSFFALELANKEETIQFQTEDMETAKYVWRMCVARHKFYRLNKCSLQTQPITVNPVRRRSSSRMSMPKPQAYMMPPPPQLHYNGHYTEPYASSQDNLFVSSQNGYYYHSQTSLDRAPHDYSGRIRNGSVYSAHSTNSLNNPQHYLQPSPMSSNPSITGSDVLRTDYVPSHRHSALIPPSYRPTPDYETVMRQLNRGMVHTDRQSHSMRNLNISNTYAYSRPDALVYSQPEIREHAHFTSPQSNHYPFNLNYSFHSPSPYPYPAEKRPVVGAVSVPELTNVQLQAQDYPAPNIMKTQVYRPPPPYPYPRPANSTPDLSRHIYISSSNPDLITRRVHHSVQTFQEDSLPVAHSLQEVSEPLTSARHAQLQKRNSIEIAGLTPSFEGIRIKERTMSASAADVALPRVISEGSQPNILIERTKQKENEHDEGVNCDHKKTLSDATMLIHSSEEEEEFEENKASTSLSPLPEDQTQLSSIMGGYSHDSVLNYPYSSVASSTGPLHILEPKLHISETEKRMKDVSPAHLLVENQVQRRGEGLLTPSMSESDLTTSGRYRVRKDSVKKRPVSDLLSGKKNIVEGLPPLGGMKKNKTDAKKIGPLKLAALNGLTLARMPLPDEGKEESTRATNDERCKVLEQRLEQGMVFTEYERIQKKKLIDGECSIARLPENAERNRFQDVLPYDDTRVELVPTKENNTGYINASHIKISVGGIEWDYIATQGPLQNTCQDFWQMIWEQGIAIIAMVTAEEESGREKSFRYWPRLGSRHNTVTYGRFKITTRFRTDSGCYATTGLKIKHLLTGQERTVWHLQYTDWPEHGCPEDLKGFLSYLEEIQSVRRHTNSTADPKNSNPPVLVHCSAGVGRTGVVILSEIMIACLEHNEMLDIPRVLDMLRHQRMMMVQTLSQYTFVYGVLIQFLKSSRLI
- the PTPN21 gene encoding tyrosine-protein phosphatase non-receptor type 21 isoform X1 — translated: MPLPFGLKLKRTRRYTVSSKSCLVARIQLLNNEFVEFTLSVESTGQESLEAVAQRLELREITYFSLWYYNKQNQRRWVDLDKPLKKQLDKYALEPTVYFGVVFYVPTVSQLQQEITRYQYYLQLKKDILEGNIPCTLEQAIHLAGLAVQADFGDYDQYESQEFLQRFALFPVGWLQEEKILEEATQKVALLHQKYRGLTPPDAEMLYMQEVERMEGYGEETYPAKDSQGSDIFIGACLDGIFVKHKNSRPPVVFRWHDIANMSHNKSFFALELANKEETIQFQTEDMETAKYVWRMCVARHKFYRLNKCSLDSLDSPPEEGSQKSSLILSLPRFPILSRPSLPKGQTQPITVNPVRRRSSSRMSMPKPQAYMMPPPPQLHYNGHYTEPYASSQDNLFVSSQNGYYYHSQTSLDRAPHDYSGRIRNGSVYSAHSTNSLNNPQHYLQPSPMSSNPSITGSDVLRTDYVPSHRHSALIPPSYRPTPDYETVMRQLNRGMVHTDRQSHSMRNLNISNTYAYSRPDALVYSQPEIREHAHFTSPQSNHYPFNLNYSFHSPSPYPYPAEKRPVVGAVSVPELTNVQLQAQDYPAPNIMKTQVYRPPPPYPYPRPANSTPDLSRHIYISSSNPDLITRRVHHSVQTFQEDSLPVAHSLQEVSEPLTSARHAQLQKRNSIEIAGLTPSFEGIRIKERTMSASAADVALPRVISEGSQPNILIERTKQKENEHDEGVNCDHKKTLSDATMLIHSSEEEEEFEENKASTSLSPLPEDQTQLSSIMGGYSHDSVLNYPYSSVASSTGPLHILEPKLHISETEKRMKDVSPAHLLVENQVQRRGEGLLTPSMSESDLTTSGRYRVRKDSVKKRPVSDLLSGKKNIVEGLPPLGGMKKNKTDAKKIGPLKLAALNGLTLARMPLPDEGKEESTRATNDERCKVLEQRLEQGMVFTEYERIQKKKLIDGECSIARLPENAERNRFQDVLPYDDTRVELVPTKENNTGYINASHIKISVGGIEWDYIATQGPLQNTCQDFWQMIWEQGIAIIAMVTAEEESGREKSFRYWPRLGSRHNTVTYGRFKITTRFRTDSGCYATTGLKIKHLLTGQERTVWHLQYTDWPEHGCPEDLKGFLSYLEEIQSVRRHTNSTADPKNSNPPVLVHCSAGVGRTGVVILSEIMIACLEHNEMLDIPRVLDMLRHQRMMMVQTLSQYTFVYGVLIQFLKSSRLI